The Filimonas lacunae genomic sequence TGATAACCCTATGACGGATGGCAAGCATACCGGAGAAGTGTTTGAAAGGGTGTGTAAGCTGTTTCATATATCAGGGATACCACAAAAGCTGATCATAGATAAGAAAGGGCATGTGCGTTTTATTACGGTAGGATATAAAGGCAGTGCCAGTGCATTAGCCGATGAAATGGTGGAACTGATTGAACTGACTAAAAAAGCGAAGTAAATGCGAAGGATATATATAGCGCTGGCTATGGTGCTGTTCGGTGGTATAGGTGTAAGCCAGGCACAGCTTACGAAATATAAAGAAGATAGCGTGCGCTTTGCGAATGGGGACAAGTCTGTTTCTTTTGGTGGCACGCTTAGCCTGCCTGTAACAGGCAAACCTTGTGCAGCAGTGGTGATATTGTCGGGCACTGGCCCGCAAAACCAGGATGGTGATATGGGCGGTCATAAAATGTTCAGCACTATTGCCCATTATTTAGGAGAGAGAGGCATTGCTGTGCTGCGTGTAGATGACAGGGGCGTGGGCAGCACTACGGGCGAGTACGCAACAGCTACCACGGGTGATTTTGCAGCCGATGCACTGGCTGCGGTGGCTTACCTGAAAACACGGAAAGAGATCGATGCCGTTAAAATAGGGTTGATGGGCCATAGCGAAGGTGGAGCAGCTATGTGTATTGCGGCAGCACAAAGCAGTGATGTACATTTCCTGGTAGGTTTGGCAGGCCTGGCTATGGGTGGTTACGATTCGCAGATAAAGCAGAACGAGGATATTGTCAATGGATCGGCCTTGCCGGATTATGATAAGAAACGTTCTAATGAAATTGATTCGCTTATGTTTAGAACCGCATTGCAGTATGCCG encodes the following:
- a CDS encoding alpha/beta hydrolase family protein, coding for MRRIYIALAMVLFGGIGVSQAQLTKYKEDSVRFANGDKSVSFGGTLSLPVTGKPCAAVVILSGTGPQNQDGDMGGHKMFSTIAHYLGERGIAVLRVDDRGVGSTTGEYATATTGDFAADALAAVAYLKTRKEIDAVKIGLMGHSEGGAAMCIAAAQSSDVHFLVGLAGLAMGGYDSQIKQNEDIVNGSALPDYDKKRSNEIDSLMFRTALQYADSANMEAKLLETYFTWKHKDSIYFESLHIEFDHFRFPYYSYIAKAIGPWYRYFISYNAAKVMAQVKVPVLALNGDKDILVACKENLENWKQYIAAGGNHDVTTVVIPGVNHLFLACQKCDLYEYPQLKTEFSPMALDTIVSWIQQKF